In Leptospira stimsonii, one genomic interval encodes:
- a CDS encoding ComF family protein — MGLWKFLDLFLPSTCEFCGRYDFFSSKIGVCKLCHYENRSPEIFQGVECGVCKEWNVESECSFCSSRNLFFEELKFLRSRTPFLAKVMNYVKFQSVYLLSVYLCLGMKRKLVSWKKISFSGIIVMPSTKTKWYQSRKKRPFESCDFASKRLQKILPFPFIDPVLKISHEKQAGKSYADRFIHARLAFQIKEEYKGSLKGNYLILDDVFTTGASANEIARILLENGATSVRVLTLIRTEGKGSK, encoded by the coding sequence ATGGGACTATGGAAATTCTTAGATTTATTTCTTCCTTCAACTTGCGAGTTTTGCGGAAGATACGATTTTTTTTCCTCTAAGATCGGGGTTTGTAAACTCTGCCACTATGAGAATCGAAGTCCTGAAATTTTTCAGGGAGTCGAATGCGGAGTATGCAAAGAATGGAATGTAGAATCGGAATGTTCTTTTTGTTCTTCCAGAAATTTATTCTTCGAAGAATTAAAATTTTTAAGAAGTAGAACTCCTTTCCTCGCGAAGGTCATGAACTACGTTAAATTTCAGTCCGTTTATCTGCTCTCAGTATATCTTTGCCTTGGTATGAAAAGGAAACTTGTTTCTTGGAAAAAAATTTCCTTTTCAGGAATCATCGTCATGCCTTCTACAAAAACAAAATGGTACCAAAGCAGAAAAAAAAGGCCCTTTGAATCCTGCGATTTTGCGTCGAAGAGATTGCAAAAGATTCTTCCGTTTCCTTTTATCGATCCCGTCTTAAAAATCAGCCATGAAAAACAGGCGGGGAAAAGTTATGCGGACCGATTTATTCACGCGAGACTTGCCTTTCAAATCAAAGAAGAGTATAAAGGAAGTCTCAAAGGCAATTATCTTATCTTGGACGACGTGTTCACAACCGGGGCATCTGCAAACGAAATCGCGAGAATTCTCCTGGAAAACGGCGCGACTTCGGTCCGAGTACTGACCTTGATCCGAACGGAGGGCAAAGGTTCGAAATAA
- the ompL47 gene encoding multi-beta-barrel domain surface protein OmpL47, with protein MKGSYLARLAIAFLMSFSVALVAQEDLDENSTPQATTQGQTGATAPAATTKTAGNTQSDDVKNADLYVNSKSSFEISAKDDSSTVDYIEYKIGDADYAKYTSPITILKEGVNRLTYRAVDKAGNKEPAKALVVVVDNTAPTVKIAPSEILYNLDGYNYGSKNVTYTITAIDGLSGVKEVKYSINGGDLKTYDNQPIKLEKAGVNLIKYSAVDNSGNATSEAILVVTLDDVKPEVEIQGNTPLVIIDGKTYSRKGNSFTIKALDGQSGIKRILIKVDNAPDFVPYAESIVIDSQGEHTIEAKAVDNVGNESETKKVSFSVDVNPPTTQIRKVDASSNSNTQPAPQPQPAKPATPAPAKK; from the coding sequence ATGAAGGGTTCTTATCTTGCAAGACTCGCAATCGCTTTTTTAATGTCCTTTTCCGTGGCTCTCGTCGCACAGGAAGATCTGGACGAAAATTCTACCCCTCAGGCAACGACCCAAGGGCAAACAGGGGCGACAGCGCCTGCGGCTACCACTAAGACTGCGGGAAACACTCAAAGTGATGACGTAAAGAATGCAGATCTTTATGTGAACTCTAAAAGTTCTTTTGAAATTTCCGCGAAAGACGATTCCAGCACCGTAGATTATATTGAATACAAGATCGGCGACGCTGATTATGCAAAATATACTTCTCCGATTACGATTCTAAAGGAAGGCGTAAACCGTCTTACTTATAGAGCTGTGGACAAGGCTGGAAACAAAGAACCTGCGAAGGCTCTTGTCGTGGTCGTGGACAACACAGCTCCAACCGTTAAAATCGCTCCGAGCGAAATTCTCTACAATCTCGACGGATACAATTACGGTTCTAAAAACGTAACTTATACGATCACCGCGATCGACGGACTTTCCGGAGTCAAAGAAGTGAAGTATTCCATCAACGGCGGGGATTTGAAAACCTATGACAACCAGCCGATTAAATTGGAAAAAGCCGGCGTCAATCTAATCAAGTATTCCGCAGTCGACAATTCCGGAAATGCAACTTCGGAAGCGATTCTCGTGGTTACTCTCGATGACGTAAAACCGGAAGTTGAAATTCAAGGAAATACTCCTCTCGTCATCATCGACGGAAAAACGTATTCCAGAAAAGGAAACTCTTTCACCATCAAAGCGTTGGACGGACAATCCGGAATCAAAAGAATTCTGATCAAAGTCGACAACGCTCCTGATTTTGTTCCGTATGCGGAATCCATCGTAATCGATTCTCAAGGAGAACACACGATCGAAGCTAAAGCGGTGGACAATGTAGGAAACGAAAGTGAAACAAAAAAAGTCAGCTTTTCCGTGGACGTAAATCCTCCGACTACGCAGATTCGTAAGGTGGATGCAAGCTCGAACAGCAACACACAACCTGCTCCTCAGCCTCAACCAGCAAAGCCGGCGACTCCAGCTCCTGCTAAAAAGTAA
- a CDS encoding PAS domain-containing sensor histidine kinase → MIRFRIPSFLMPPVFSDTEKDFSVRLMYGIMIACLAVALSYRILHPILAEKPKAIYIAAYLIPVAVLVCHIIAKTGRLLLAAHVMIGIEWLATFGIMFREGATQTVVFPFSLVLILISALLLGTRAVYFYATLSVSLAILSEYLIQKGIITPVESPTGPWSVLMGEISAFILVAILMRYTLLGFKKVKRELSDVQRYAKLGGWSLNAETLELTLTKEYQFILGDSTAMESVNMSFSSFVSSYVEEEDRVKLLSLLAECLTHRDDPNYTIEFVYQIKRIDGKNRFLSVKGRFLNSFLAYGTAQDITEKYLAEEALRPTQEIYSKVFTLSPISTTISTVEEGRYIEVNDSFVNLFGYSREESIGRTSTELNIWPDPKVRADYLERLIREKILLDQELILRAKDGRAIHAECYSMFAEINGKLCVINLVKDISEKKEAEALRRLNKEISDQKELIEKQKQELEEILQNLKKTQNQLIVSEKMAALGQLVAGIAHEINNPIGVIKAANDSIQNYFEHSTDRLSRHSDLIQGLDISLLKELFAFMNKGKRIHEIISPKEARLKIKELEVKLKERKIENAHSVAQDLVESGLEDALEEFPKLFSGEHVPILFNFAMEEIQASKSSRLIDMSVNRTSKVVFALRKFAHFGSEGIKTSVILSEGLETVLTIYQNQLKTGVEIHKNYEEVPPIQGYADDLIHVWTNLIYNAVQAMSFKGVLGIGIRRSGENEVEVIVSDSGPGIPLVVQDRIFEPFFTTKGQGEGSGLGLDIARRIIETHGGSIRFETSPAGTRFFVLLPIA, encoded by the coding sequence ATGATTCGTTTTAGAATACCTTCTTTCCTGATGCCGCCCGTGTTTTCAGATACGGAGAAGGATTTTTCCGTTCGTTTGATGTACGGGATCATGATCGCCTGTTTGGCGGTCGCTCTCAGTTATAGGATTTTGCACCCCATTCTCGCGGAAAAGCCGAAGGCGATCTACATAGCGGCCTATCTCATTCCGGTCGCGGTTCTTGTATGTCACATCATCGCTAAGACCGGAAGACTATTGCTCGCGGCGCATGTTATGATCGGAATCGAATGGTTGGCGACGTTCGGGATCATGTTTCGGGAAGGGGCGACTCAAACGGTAGTATTTCCGTTTAGCCTTGTGTTGATTTTAATTTCCGCTCTACTTTTGGGAACCAGAGCCGTTTATTTTTACGCGACACTCTCGGTTTCTCTGGCGATTCTCAGCGAGTATCTGATTCAAAAGGGAATCATTACTCCGGTGGAAAGTCCAACTGGTCCATGGTCCGTTTTGATGGGAGAAATTTCCGCGTTTATCCTCGTCGCCATTCTGATGAGATACACTCTGCTCGGTTTTAAGAAAGTCAAAAGAGAACTCTCCGACGTTCAACGTTATGCGAAATTGGGAGGCTGGAGTTTGAACGCGGAAACGTTAGAGCTGACGTTGACGAAGGAATACCAGTTTATTTTGGGAGATTCTACAGCGATGGAATCCGTCAACATGTCCTTCTCATCCTTTGTAAGTTCGTACGTTGAAGAGGAAGACAGGGTAAAACTCCTTTCGTTACTCGCCGAATGTTTGACGCATAGGGATGATCCAAATTATACGATCGAGTTCGTTTATCAGATCAAAAGGATCGACGGAAAAAATCGTTTTCTTTCCGTAAAGGGAAGATTCCTTAATTCGTTTCTCGCATACGGGACCGCACAGGATATCACCGAAAAATATTTGGCGGAAGAAGCTCTGCGACCGACGCAGGAGATTTATTCCAAAGTGTTTACTTTGAGTCCGATTTCCACTACGATTTCAACGGTGGAAGAGGGAAGATACATCGAAGTCAACGATAGCTTTGTGAATTTATTCGGATATTCTAGAGAGGAGTCCATCGGAAGAACGAGTACCGAGTTGAACATCTGGCCCGACCCGAAAGTTCGCGCGGATTATCTGGAAAGATTGATTCGGGAAAAAATTCTTCTGGACCAAGAGTTGATTTTGAGAGCGAAGGACGGAAGAGCCATTCACGCGGAATGTTATAGTATGTTCGCCGAGATCAACGGTAAACTTTGTGTGATCAATCTGGTGAAAGATATTTCGGAAAAAAAAGAGGCCGAAGCATTGCGAAGGTTGAATAAGGAAATTTCGGATCAAAAAGAATTGATCGAAAAACAAAAACAGGAATTGGAAGAGATTCTCCAGAACTTAAAAAAAACCCAGAACCAGTTGATCGTTTCCGAGAAGATGGCCGCCTTAGGACAGTTAGTCGCCGGTATAGCGCATGAAATCAATAATCCGATCGGAGTGATCAAGGCGGCGAACGATTCCATTCAGAATTATTTCGAACATTCTACGGACCGATTGTCCCGTCATTCGGATTTGATTCAAGGTTTGGATATTTCCTTATTGAAGGAATTGTTCGCTTTTATGAACAAAGGCAAAAGAATTCACGAAATCATTTCTCCAAAGGAAGCTCGTCTCAAGATCAAGGAGCTGGAAGTAAAACTCAAAGAAAGGAAAATCGAAAATGCACATTCGGTAGCGCAGGACTTGGTCGAGTCCGGTTTGGAAGATGCTCTGGAAGAATTTCCTAAGTTATTTTCCGGGGAACACGTTCCGATTCTTTTCAACTTCGCCATGGAAGAGATCCAAGCTTCGAAAAGTTCCAGGCTGATCGATATGTCCGTGAATCGAACGTCCAAGGTTGTTTTTGCGCTTCGGAAATTCGCTCATTTCGGTTCGGAAGGAATTAAAACTTCCGTAATCCTCTCGGAAGGTTTAGAAACCGTTCTTACGATCTATCAAAATCAATTGAAAACGGGAGTGGAAATTCATAAAAATTACGAGGAGGTTCCACCAATTCAAGGTTATGCGGACGATCTCATCCACGTTTGGACGAATCTGATTTACAACGCCGTTCAAGCGATGTCATTCAAAGGAGTTCTGGGGATTGGGATAAGAAGGAGCGGCGAAAATGAAGTCGAAGTGATCGTGTCGGATTCGGGACCCGGGATTCCGCTTGTGGTTCAGGATCGAATCTTCGAACCTTTTTTTACTACGAAGGGGCAAGGAGAAGGTTCCGGTCTCGGTTTGGACATCGCACGTAGAATCATCGAAACACACGGAGGTTCGATTCGTTTTGAGACTTCTCCCGCCGGCACCCGGTTCTTTGTTCTTCTTCCGATCGCTTAA
- a CDS encoding flagellar filament outer layer protein FlaA: protein MLLFFKLPNSLDAQEKSPAEIWKQVVVEDFETKDWSKKNLKTRLAKEYDPDIRTSSLLLSPERNSSKSLLLEVPADKNQSFEILWESPWRTRGFVQEFQFHVYSSGSGASLYVLLRDSTLEVKKILITHLSFEGWKKIKLNVVRKVRQDDIVFTKQAPLEFLGLLYEAPFEMKRGTRDLFAIDDILAIIRDKNRMFPNDKTLVR, encoded by the coding sequence ATGCTTCTTTTTTTCAAATTGCCCAATTCCTTAGACGCTCAAGAAAAATCTCCCGCGGAAATTTGGAAACAAGTGGTCGTAGAGGATTTTGAAACGAAAGACTGGAGTAAGAAGAATCTAAAGACACGTCTGGCGAAGGAATACGATCCTGACATAAGAACTTCCTCCCTTCTCCTAAGTCCCGAGAGGAATTCTTCCAAAAGTCTTCTTTTAGAAGTGCCCGCCGATAAAAATCAGTCTTTTGAAATACTCTGGGAATCTCCTTGGAGGACGCGCGGTTTCGTTCAGGAATTTCAGTTTCACGTCTATTCCTCCGGATCCGGAGCGTCGCTTTACGTTTTGTTAAGAGATTCTACTTTAGAAGTTAAGAAAATACTAATTACTCATCTTAGTTTTGAAGGTTGGAAAAAAATCAAACTCAACGTGGTGAGAAAGGTTAGACAAGACGATATCGTTTTTACAAAACAAGCGCCCTTGGAATTCCTGGGTCTTCTTTATGAGGCTCCTTTCGAAATGAAACGAGGAACCAGAGATCTATTCGCGATCGACGATATTCTAGCGATCATCAGAGATAAGAATCGAATGTTCCCGAACGATAAAACCCTCGTTCGTTAA
- the dinB gene encoding DNA polymerase IV, whose protein sequence is MEPRKIIHVDMDAFYASVEQRDFPEYKGKPLIVGGPPGSRSVVAAASYEARKFGVRSAMPCSRAAQLAPQAIFVFPRFEAYKEVSRQIKEIFLEYTDRVEMLSLDEGYLDVTFNKKNIPYAVTIAKEIRNEILKRTNLTASAGVGNSKFIAKLASEKNKPNGLTVVLPEDVVSFIEPLPVSSFHGVGKVTAQKMDELGIRTGKDLRTRSVEELVQHFGKMGIYYYKISRGEDDREVESSRERKSLGAEITFDQDRIEKEDLFNQLKYVAGEVERRLKKRDFSGRTLTLKIKFHDFTLKTRSKTLPEMIFSAEDLFKTASPLLEEFIETKDGKLVANKAIRLLGISLSHPNFVEENEPSLFPAL, encoded by the coding sequence ATGGAACCACGAAAAATCATTCATGTCGATATGGATGCCTTTTATGCTTCCGTGGAACAAAGGGATTTCCCGGAATACAAAGGAAAACCGTTGATCGTAGGTGGTCCCCCCGGAAGTCGATCCGTAGTCGCGGCCGCTTCTTATGAAGCGAGAAAATTCGGGGTTCGATCTGCGATGCCTTGTTCTCGGGCCGCGCAGTTGGCTCCCCAGGCGATCTTTGTATTTCCTCGTTTCGAAGCCTACAAGGAAGTTTCCAGACAAATCAAAGAAATCTTTTTAGAATACACGGATCGAGTCGAGATGTTATCCTTGGACGAAGGTTATCTCGACGTTACATTCAATAAAAAGAATATTCCTTATGCGGTTACGATCGCGAAGGAGATTCGAAACGAAATCTTAAAACGAACGAACCTTACTGCGTCTGCCGGCGTCGGAAATTCAAAGTTCATCGCAAAGTTGGCTTCGGAAAAGAACAAACCCAACGGGCTAACGGTAGTTCTACCGGAAGACGTGGTTTCCTTTATCGAACCTCTTCCTGTGAGCAGTTTTCACGGAGTTGGAAAAGTGACCGCTCAAAAAATGGATGAATTGGGAATCCGTACCGGTAAGGACCTGCGTACAAGAAGTGTGGAAGAACTCGTTCAACATTTCGGTAAAATGGGAATCTACTATTATAAAATTTCGAGAGGAGAAGACGACAGAGAAGTGGAATCCTCCAGAGAACGCAAATCGCTCGGGGCGGAAATTACGTTCGATCAAGACCGAATCGAAAAAGAAGATCTCTTCAATCAGCTGAAATACGTCGCCGGAGAAGTGGAACGAAGATTAAAAAAAAGGGATTTTTCTGGACGAACCCTGACTTTGAAAATTAAATTTCACGATTTTACTTTGAAAACAAGATCCAAAACTTTGCCCGAGATGATTTTTTCCGCGGAAGACCTTTTCAAAACGGCTTCGCCGCTTTTGGAAGAATTCATCGAAACGAAGGATGGAAAACTTGTAGCAAATAAAGCGATTCGACTCTTAGGAATCAGCCTTTCTCATCCGAATTTTGTGGAAGAGAACGAACCGAGTTTATTTCCAGCTTTATAA
- a CDS encoding RNA polymerase sigma factor, whose amino-acid sequence MKLSQDHDFSLFYQKYKDAIYKVIRYLSGDPDEVEDIAQEVFLNLYRAFPNFSEEKGSFYTWAAVIAKNTYLTYRKNRKKEYALEENSSLESLRVKDDFIQDLETRILEEELREVISSLPEPEKSIILLKEFNNYTLEKTSQALNISSRTVSRKLLRALDLLREELEKRKVAL is encoded by the coding sequence ATGAAGTTAAGTCAAGATCACGATTTTTCTCTGTTTTACCAAAAATACAAGGATGCGATTTACAAGGTGATTCGATATCTGTCCGGAGATCCCGATGAAGTGGAAGACATAGCGCAAGAGGTGTTCCTCAATTTATACCGCGCTTTTCCGAATTTTTCGGAAGAGAAGGGAAGTTTTTACACCTGGGCCGCGGTGATCGCAAAAAATACGTATCTCACATATCGTAAAAATCGTAAAAAGGAATATGCCCTTGAAGAAAATTCATCATTAGAATCGCTCCGAGTAAAAGACGATTTTATCCAGGATCTAGAAACGAGAATTCTGGAGGAAGAATTGAGGGAGGTAATCTCCTCCCTACCGGAACCGGAGAAAAGTATTATTCTCTTAAAAGAATTCAACAACTATACTTTGGAAAAAACTTCTCAGGCGTTGAATATTTCTTCTCGAACCGTGAGCAGAAAATTATTAAGAGCCTTGGACCTCCTCCGAGAAGAATTAGAAAAAAGAAAAGTGGCTTTGTAA
- the srpA gene encoding sigma factor sigX-regulated lipoprotein SrpA, with the protein MKQNRENTKRNLKQIVAFISVSILLMSCGSKKKDDKNNLLLALLGMSLGSKAEFKLTTANTMAAARIANSSHFIVGPHASGLLSDLAGDDPLNYGDADAFSNHFLTPSAVSMEVCRILAYKSAAKGGPAPGTETLENAAFTPFKIEGANGSGQVGAPDFGPCGGFMPVALKGGSVTTESASLPITPIPSELSSEFDRIGIVVRSFSYYFEPKDVPENSYRYVDLLLNTPTQSLLSRGEVSTKIFGSGCPASFANSASFIFMQLLQPGENLTSACSFYESAIDSSSGIFLSIPGINYFANPNSVLNPPSVAGVNYTSANQKLRFKAPAAMNGVPSTTPYILIVSLDNSNPGKSNLLFNISVDNVLFWDSSGGDNVFSPQLDAADRPNATDGNDNLTNPARRNVIFHLPTILSEYINE; encoded by the coding sequence ATGAAACAAAATAGAGAGAATACAAAACGGAACCTAAAGCAAATTGTGGCATTCATTTCCGTATCCATCCTTTTGATGAGCTGTGGTTCTAAAAAAAAGGATGATAAAAATAATCTGTTATTGGCGTTGCTGGGAATGAGTCTCGGTTCTAAAGCGGAGTTCAAACTCACGACCGCAAACACGATGGCCGCCGCTCGCATTGCGAATTCTTCCCATTTTATAGTAGGTCCTCACGCTTCCGGATTGTTAAGCGACTTGGCCGGAGATGATCCGCTCAATTACGGAGACGCAGACGCTTTCTCAAATCATTTCTTAACTCCTTCCGCCGTCTCGATGGAAGTTTGTCGAATCTTAGCCTATAAATCGGCGGCAAAAGGCGGACCGGCTCCAGGAACCGAAACGTTAGAAAACGCGGCATTTACACCATTTAAAATAGAGGGAGCAAACGGAAGCGGTCAAGTTGGCGCTCCGGATTTCGGTCCTTGCGGAGGATTTATGCCAGTCGCATTAAAAGGAGGAAGCGTTACGACGGAATCCGCATCTCTTCCGATCACTCCGATTCCTTCCGAATTAAGTTCCGAGTTTGATAGAATCGGAATCGTTGTAAGAAGTTTCTCTTACTATTTTGAACCCAAAGACGTTCCTGAAAATTCGTATCGCTATGTAGATTTGCTTTTGAACACTCCTACCCAATCCTTACTCTCCAGAGGGGAAGTTAGCACAAAAATATTCGGATCGGGTTGTCCTGCCTCCTTTGCAAACTCTGCCAGTTTTATTTTTATGCAACTGCTTCAACCGGGAGAAAACTTAACCAGCGCCTGCTCTTTTTATGAATCCGCTATCGACTCGTCCTCGGGTATTTTCCTTTCGATTCCGGGAATCAATTACTTTGCCAATCCGAACTCAGTCTTAAATCCTCCATCCGTTGCAGGAGTAAATTACACATCGGCCAATCAAAAGTTGAGATTCAAAGCTCCGGCGGCAATGAACGGCGTCCCTTCTACGACCCCTTACATTCTCATCGTGAGTTTAGATAATTCGAATCCAGGCAAATCGAATCTTCTTTTTAACATTTCTGTGGACAATGTTTTATTCTGGGACTCAAGTGGCGGCGACAATGTCTTCTCTCCACAGCTCGATGCGGCCGATAGACCGAACGCGACCGATGGAAATGACAACCTAACGAACCCTGCAAGAAGAAACGTGATCTTTCACTTGCCGACCATTTTGAGCGAGTATATAAATGAATAA
- a CDS encoding transcriptional regulator, with product MERNDRLEEFEDLMSLALFGEISKEQTLRLNQIVDEDPSLKERYEYYNRMQEGLRFHKKALAQSESEQQNISPRSAFTERLFKNRILLLAAIIPLIASLYFILRFQFSKRPDSISIQTLGACDAKTIQTREPIRLDENSFCDVKILLTRGSVHFKIFPNSEIRILHLPQSNDSKESLSIFFEKGKFLLNETLHSTGKTRLYWNGTQIELLGTKVLIEDLENGRSIKVWNGSVVLRSGVRYILPFLSESKEAWVKSFEENNKELLNDIKEVTLSDSSLETKSFVPSADSILFLTSENNPKTADLKKIQNDLGQIRNHLSLDLKESRTNRLTPEDLEDLETLSQNLGNKKLPEVKKKNQEPIRIENGKKNSVVEEKKELKKEEPVRLGNKTIKLKDGSELKGNLIQYENEYVLEIDGKKKVIKNEDVESISF from the coding sequence ATGGAAAGAAACGATCGATTAGAAGAATTCGAAGACCTCATGTCTTTAGCCCTCTTCGGTGAAATTTCGAAAGAGCAGACTTTACGATTGAATCAAATCGTTGATGAGGATCCATCTTTAAAAGAACGATACGAATACTATAACAGAATGCAGGAGGGTTTAAGGTTTCATAAAAAAGCACTCGCACAATCTGAATCGGAACAACAAAATATTTCTCCTAGAAGCGCCTTTACGGAAAGACTTTTTAAGAATAGAATTCTTCTCTTAGCCGCAATCATTCCGTTGATCGCTTCCCTCTATTTTATTCTAAGATTTCAATTTTCCAAAAGACCGGATTCCATTTCCATCCAGACCTTGGGCGCTTGTGACGCAAAAACGATCCAAACAAGGGAACCGATCCGATTGGATGAAAATTCTTTTTGTGACGTCAAAATCCTCCTTACGCGGGGGTCCGTTCACTTTAAAATTTTCCCGAACTCGGAAATACGAATTCTACATCTTCCTCAATCAAACGATTCGAAAGAATCTCTTTCCATATTTTTTGAAAAGGGAAAGTTTTTGTTAAACGAAACGCTTCACTCTACCGGAAAAACAAGACTCTATTGGAACGGAACTCAGATCGAATTGCTCGGTACAAAAGTTTTGATCGAAGATTTAGAAAACGGAAGAAGTATCAAAGTTTGGAACGGTTCCGTCGTTCTTCGTTCTGGCGTTCGATATATACTTCCATTTTTATCGGAGTCGAAAGAAGCCTGGGTCAAATCTTTTGAAGAAAATAACAAGGAATTATTAAACGACATCAAAGAGGTGACACTTTCCGATTCTTCTTTGGAAACGAAATCTTTTGTTCCCTCCGCGGACTCGATCCTATTCTTAACCTCCGAAAATAACCCAAAGACGGCCGATCTCAAAAAAATCCAGAACGACCTTGGACAAATTAGAAATCATCTTTCCCTCGATCTCAAAGAAAGCAGAACGAATCGGTTGACCCCGGAGGACCTCGAGGACTTGGAAACACTTTCACAAAATCTCGGAAACAAAAAACTTCCCGAAGTAAAAAAGAAAAATCAAGAACCGATTCGAATCGAAAACGGGAAAAAAAATTCAGTCGTCGAGGAAAAAAAGGAACTGAAAAAAGAGGAGCCCGTTCGATTAGGGAACAAGACGATCAAGTTGAAGGACGGATCCGAGTTAAAAGGAAATCTCATTCAGTATGAAAACGAATATGTGCTCGAGATCGATGGAAAGAAAAAAGTGATCAAGAACGAGGACGTGGAATCCATTTCATTTTAA